In Lates calcarifer isolate ASB-BC8 linkage group LG15, TLL_Latcal_v3, whole genome shotgun sequence, one genomic interval encodes:
- the zbtb7b gene encoding zinc finger and BTB domain-containing protein 7B isoform X1, translating to MDAMRHTLPRLQLTVPMPIKMGKVAMSPGEDGLIGIPFPEHSNELLSHLNDQRRTGLLCDLTLTSRGARYPTHRSVMAAVSLYFRRLFGAEEGGGEGGGGFSVCQLDCVAPDALDALLEFAYTATLTIPSSGMRDVLRGAQLLGIQCVADACRDILGETAEAEGETAEEQTTQHMAAKRMVEVESGVEKASRRKTDRKKVKKVGLHHNNSLILNPPPASPVSHPSPASDSIRSLPSTQPPSPEQEELRLKAGQNGDPRSITQPGRGAALNGGLLHHWLQEPLRIAHPPPVAPLNDKLSEDDDMEGLDDGMVMGSTSIPVSVAERGATTSAVGGGRKRKSQTPQQCPVCQKIIHGAGKLPRHMRTHTGEKPFQCSACGVRFTRNDKLKIHMRKHTGERPYPCPHCPARFLHSYDLKNHLSLHSGARPFECPLCHKAFAREDHLQRHRKGHSCLELRTRRPRRGPELAEDGRGDGSRREHSNPLEALSLQAHSSAFLPHAVLDGGSGSGAGPPLLFPGDVERGRSLTLQALAQLGPHRLAGYPELFLRGLELRGGREAEGEDPGGTHSPAAQRDRWVDDVEEEIGDEEAEEEE from the exons ATGGATGCCATGAGACACACGCTGCCTCGCCTCCAGCTGACTGTACCCATGCCCATAAAGATGGGGAAG GTGGCAATGTCTCCAGGAGAGGACGGTCTGATTGGGATCCCCTTCCCGGAGCACAGCAATGAGCTCTTGTCCCACCTCAACGACCAGAGGAGGACAGGGCTCCTGTGTGACCTCACCTTGACATCCCGTGGGGCGCGCTACCCGACCCACCGCTCCGTCATGGCCGCCGTCAGTCTCTACTTCCGCCGGTTGTTTGGGGCAGAGGAGGGCGGCGGCGAGGGCGGAGGAGGTTTCAGCGTTTGCCAGCTGGACTGCGTGGCACCCGATGCCCTGGATGCCCTTCTGGAGTTCGCCTACACTGCCACCCTGACCATCCCGAGCTCTGGGATGAGAGACGTCCTGCGAGGGGCTCAGCTCCTGGGCATCCAGTGTGTGGCTGACGCCTGCAGAGACATCCTGGGAGAGACGGCGGAGGCAGAGGGGGAGACAGCGGAGGAGCAGACAACCCAACACATGGCGGCCAAGAGGATGGTGGAGGTAGAGAGCGGTGTAGAGAAAGCGTCCCGAAGAAAAACGGACAGAAAGAAGGTGAAAAAAGTCGGATTGCATCACAACAACTCCTTGATTTTAAACCCGCCACCTGCTTCTCCGGTCTCACACCCTTCCCCTGCGTCCGACAGCATCCGCTCCCTGCCATCTACCCAGCCGCCCAGCCCCGAACAGGAGGAGCTTCGCCTCAAAGCTGGGCAGAACGGAGACCCCAGGTCGATCACACAGCCAGGGAGGGGTGCCGCACTAAACGGAGGGCTCCTTCACCACTGGCTGCAGGAGCCCCTCCGTATAGCCCACCCACCTCCTGTCGCACCCTTGAATGACAAGCTGTCGGAGGATGATGACATGGAGGGTTTGGATGATGGTATGGTGATGGGAAGCACCTCCATACCTGTCTCTGTTGCTGAGCGAGGAGCGACGACGTCAGcggtgggaggggggaggaagaggaagtctCAGACGCCCCAGCAGTGCCCTGTCTGTCAGAAGATCATCCATGGAGCTGGGAAACTGCCCCGACACATGAGGACACACACCGGAGAGAAACCCTTCCAGTGCTCTGCCTGTGGAGTCCGGTTCACCCg GAATGATAAGTTGAAGATCCACATGAGGAAACACACAGGCGAGCGCCCCTACCCGTGCCCCCACTGCCCCGCCAGGTTCCTCCACTCATACGACCTCAAAAACCACCTGTCTCTCCACAGTGGGGCGCGACCCTTCGAGTGCCCGCTCTGCCACAAGGCCTTCGCCCGAGAGGACCACCTCCAGCGTCACCGCAAGGGGCACAGCTGCCTGGAGCTGCGAACCCGTCGGCCCAGGCGCGGTCCGGAGCTCGCGGAGGACGGGAGAGGGGACGGAAGCAGGAGGGAGCACTCCAACCCCCTGGAGGCTCTGTCCCTACAGGCCCATTCCTCAGCGTTTCTCCCCCACGCGGTGCTGGACGGCGGGAGCGGGTCCGGTGCTGGCCCTCCGCTGCTGTTCCCCGGCGACGTCGAGAGGGGACGCTCGCTCACCCTCCAGGCCCTGGCCCAGCTCGGGCCTCACAGGTTGGCCGGCTACCCCGAGCTCTTCCTGAGAGGGCTGGAGCTGCGAGGGGGCAGGGAGGCGGAGGGGGAAGATCCGGGTGGAACCCACTCGCCGGCTGCTCAGCGTGACCGATGGGTAGACGATGTGGAGGAGGAAATCGGAGACGAGGAAGCGGAGGAAGAGGAATAG
- the zbtb7b gene encoding zinc finger and BTB domain-containing protein 7B isoform X2: MSPGEDGLIGIPFPEHSNELLSHLNDQRRTGLLCDLTLTSRGARYPTHRSVMAAVSLYFRRLFGAEEGGGEGGGGFSVCQLDCVAPDALDALLEFAYTATLTIPSSGMRDVLRGAQLLGIQCVADACRDILGETAEAEGETAEEQTTQHMAAKRMVEVESGVEKASRRKTDRKKVKKVGLHHNNSLILNPPPASPVSHPSPASDSIRSLPSTQPPSPEQEELRLKAGQNGDPRSITQPGRGAALNGGLLHHWLQEPLRIAHPPPVAPLNDKLSEDDDMEGLDDGMVMGSTSIPVSVAERGATTSAVGGGRKRKSQTPQQCPVCQKIIHGAGKLPRHMRTHTGEKPFQCSACGVRFTRNDKLKIHMRKHTGERPYPCPHCPARFLHSYDLKNHLSLHSGARPFECPLCHKAFAREDHLQRHRKGHSCLELRTRRPRRGPELAEDGRGDGSRREHSNPLEALSLQAHSSAFLPHAVLDGGSGSGAGPPLLFPGDVERGRSLTLQALAQLGPHRLAGYPELFLRGLELRGGREAEGEDPGGTHSPAAQRDRWVDDVEEEIGDEEAEEEE, encoded by the exons ATGTCTCCAGGAGAGGACGGTCTGATTGGGATCCCCTTCCCGGAGCACAGCAATGAGCTCTTGTCCCACCTCAACGACCAGAGGAGGACAGGGCTCCTGTGTGACCTCACCTTGACATCCCGTGGGGCGCGCTACCCGACCCACCGCTCCGTCATGGCCGCCGTCAGTCTCTACTTCCGCCGGTTGTTTGGGGCAGAGGAGGGCGGCGGCGAGGGCGGAGGAGGTTTCAGCGTTTGCCAGCTGGACTGCGTGGCACCCGATGCCCTGGATGCCCTTCTGGAGTTCGCCTACACTGCCACCCTGACCATCCCGAGCTCTGGGATGAGAGACGTCCTGCGAGGGGCTCAGCTCCTGGGCATCCAGTGTGTGGCTGACGCCTGCAGAGACATCCTGGGAGAGACGGCGGAGGCAGAGGGGGAGACAGCGGAGGAGCAGACAACCCAACACATGGCGGCCAAGAGGATGGTGGAGGTAGAGAGCGGTGTAGAGAAAGCGTCCCGAAGAAAAACGGACAGAAAGAAGGTGAAAAAAGTCGGATTGCATCACAACAACTCCTTGATTTTAAACCCGCCACCTGCTTCTCCGGTCTCACACCCTTCCCCTGCGTCCGACAGCATCCGCTCCCTGCCATCTACCCAGCCGCCCAGCCCCGAACAGGAGGAGCTTCGCCTCAAAGCTGGGCAGAACGGAGACCCCAGGTCGATCACACAGCCAGGGAGGGGTGCCGCACTAAACGGAGGGCTCCTTCACCACTGGCTGCAGGAGCCCCTCCGTATAGCCCACCCACCTCCTGTCGCACCCTTGAATGACAAGCTGTCGGAGGATGATGACATGGAGGGTTTGGATGATGGTATGGTGATGGGAAGCACCTCCATACCTGTCTCTGTTGCTGAGCGAGGAGCGACGACGTCAGcggtgggaggggggaggaagaggaagtctCAGACGCCCCAGCAGTGCCCTGTCTGTCAGAAGATCATCCATGGAGCTGGGAAACTGCCCCGACACATGAGGACACACACCGGAGAGAAACCCTTCCAGTGCTCTGCCTGTGGAGTCCGGTTCACCCg GAATGATAAGTTGAAGATCCACATGAGGAAACACACAGGCGAGCGCCCCTACCCGTGCCCCCACTGCCCCGCCAGGTTCCTCCACTCATACGACCTCAAAAACCACCTGTCTCTCCACAGTGGGGCGCGACCCTTCGAGTGCCCGCTCTGCCACAAGGCCTTCGCCCGAGAGGACCACCTCCAGCGTCACCGCAAGGGGCACAGCTGCCTGGAGCTGCGAACCCGTCGGCCCAGGCGCGGTCCGGAGCTCGCGGAGGACGGGAGAGGGGACGGAAGCAGGAGGGAGCACTCCAACCCCCTGGAGGCTCTGTCCCTACAGGCCCATTCCTCAGCGTTTCTCCCCCACGCGGTGCTGGACGGCGGGAGCGGGTCCGGTGCTGGCCCTCCGCTGCTGTTCCCCGGCGACGTCGAGAGGGGACGCTCGCTCACCCTCCAGGCCCTGGCCCAGCTCGGGCCTCACAGGTTGGCCGGCTACCCCGAGCTCTTCCTGAGAGGGCTGGAGCTGCGAGGGGGCAGGGAGGCGGAGGGGGAAGATCCGGGTGGAACCCACTCGCCGGCTGCTCAGCGTGACCGATGGGTAGACGATGTGGAGGAGGAAATCGGAGACGAGGAAGCGGAGGAAGAGGAATAG
- the LOC108885897 gene encoding NADH dehydrogenase [ubiquinone] flavoprotein 1, mitochondrial: protein MQPGRMLWGAVARQVAPRLTYSTAAQPQLKPKKTKFGPLSDQDRIFTNLYGRHDWRLKGALKRGDWYKTKEIILKGTDWILNEVKISGLRGRGGAGFPTGMKWSFMNRPSDGRPKYLVVNADEGEPGTCKDREIMRHDPHKLIEGCLVAGRAMGARAAYIYIRGEFYNESSNLQVAINEAYEAKLIGKNACGSGYDFDVFVMRGAGAYICGEETALIESLEGKQGKPRLKPPFPADIGVFGCPTTVSNVETVAVAPAICRRGGAWFASFGKERNSGTKLFNISGHVNTPCTVEEEMSIPLRELIDRHAGGVRGGWDNLLGVIPGGSSTPIIPRHVCDDVLMDFDDLVRAETALGTAAVIVMDKSADVIRAIARLVEFYKHESCGQCTPCREGVDWMDKMMWRFVRGEAAVSEIDMIWELSKQIEGHTICALGDGAAWPVQGLVRHFRPVMENRIGQYNKANPPREPEIEMI from the exons ATGCAGCCTGGGCGGATGCTGTGGGGCGCTGTGGCGCGGCAGGTCGCTCCGCGTCTGACCTacagcactgcagcacagcCACAG CTGAAGCCAAAAAAGACCAAATTTGGCCCTCTGAGCGACCAAGACCGAATATTCACCAACTTATACGGCCGGCATGACTGGag ACTCAAAGGAGCTCTAAAAAGAGGAGACTGGTACAAGACTAAGGAGATCATACTGAAGGGGACTGACTGGATATTGAATGAGGTAAAAATCTCAGGGCTCCGGGGCAGAGGGGGAGCAGGCTTCCCCACTGGGATGAAATGGAGCTTCATGAACAGACCCAGCGATGGCAG GCCTAAGTATTTGGTGGTGAATGCTGATGAGGGGGAACCTGGGACATGTAAAGACCGTGAGATAATGCGTCATGACCCCCATAAGCTGATAGAGGGCTGCCTGGTGGCGGGAAGAGCCATGGGCGCCCGTGCTGCGTACATCTACATCAGAGGAGAGTTTTACAATGAGTCATCAAATCTACAG GTGGCTATTAATGAGGCGTACGAAGCAAAGCTGATAGGGAAAAATGCCTGTGGTTCAGGCTACGACTTTGACGTGTTTGTGATGCGTGGAGCTGGAGCCTACATCTGTGGGGAGGAGACAGCGCTCATCGAGTCTCTTGAGGGCAAACAAGGGAAACCCCGACTCAAGCCACCGTTTCCTGCAGACATAG GGGTGTTTGGGTGCCCGACAACAGTTTCCAATGTGGAGACGGTTGCTGTGGCACCGGCGATCTGTCGCCGAGGCGGAGCCTGGTTCGCCAGCTTCGGGAAGGAGAGGAACTCTGGGACCAAGCTGTTCAATATCTCCGGTCACGTGAACACTCCCTGCACAGTGGAGGAAGAGATGTCTATTCCTCTGAGGGAGCTAATAGATAGACacgcag GAGGAGTGAGGGGCGGCTGGGACAATCTATTAGGAGTGATCCCGGGGGGTTCCTCCACTCCCATCATCCCTCGACACGTGTGCGATGATGTTCTGATGGATTTCGATGACCTGGTCCGCGCAGAGACCGCTCTGGGAACTGCAGCCGTTATAGTTATGGATAAATCG GCTGATGTGATTCGAGCCATTGCACGTTTGGTTGAGTTCTACAAACACGAGAGCTGTGGCCAGTGCACCCCCTGCAGAGAGG GTGTGGACTGGATGGATAAGATGATGTGGAGGTTTGTGCgaggagaagcagcagtttCAGAGATCGACATGATCTGGGAGCTGAGCAAGCAGATTGAGGGACACACCATCTGTGCCCTCGGGGATGGAGCCGCCTGGCCTGTGCAG GGCCTGGTCCGCCATTTTCGGCCAGTCATGGAGAACCGCATTGGTCAGTATAACAAGGCAAACCCTCCAAGAGAGCCTGAGATTGAGATGATCTGA